A region of Streptomyces sp. R44 DNA encodes the following proteins:
- a CDS encoding VanZ family protein, with translation MFTAIFQDHYGYLAGCALAALALAGAAWWAAHRLGSRRGRWWAGLAATVTLMIGVTFMGSGPAAGQCVINHDALEPFRTTQGLWNLAMTVPLGLFAMMASRRPLPVLVGVVTLPLAVEFVQGTVDGLGRVCDSADAEMNILGGVAGAAVAALVLAVRGRVDWRAGARAALVASAVLLVIGAGAARPAVSFTHLDGTGLSEAGTEQRKAVEEALREAFGDRYVLGRVYNQPCVGVPCTNVFFGLLRRDKAHPEGYGDGTLSWPDRKRLRIVFEDGDRPTAMGFPVSGARAPSDAKEAYEAAQRYVGAHYPWAREAGAHTTYPVGERAELGWTTGWTWVDDGVLMPRALDVQIDREGRVSQLDVTLGPTHLELEKAKLSADQAEQAVRERLVARSRGRGLPDELRLKALALKAVERDGTWRAEWLVSETFGDGGQGAAPPDPYSPDVRWVDSLTGDVYTGLFDTAGTE, from the coding sequence TTGTTCACCGCGATCTTCCAAGACCACTACGGCTACCTGGCCGGCTGCGCCCTGGCCGCCCTCGCCCTCGCGGGCGCGGCGTGGTGGGCGGCCCACCGGCTGGGCAGCCGCCGGGGCAGGTGGTGGGCGGGTCTCGCCGCCACCGTGACCCTCATGATCGGCGTCACCTTCATGGGAAGCGGCCCCGCCGCCGGCCAGTGCGTCATCAACCACGACGCCCTTGAGCCGTTCCGCACCACCCAGGGGCTCTGGAACCTCGCCATGACGGTGCCGCTCGGACTCTTCGCCATGATGGCGTCCCGCCGTCCCCTTCCGGTGCTCGTCGGTGTCGTGACGCTGCCCCTGGCCGTCGAGTTCGTCCAGGGGACCGTGGACGGGCTGGGGCGCGTGTGCGACAGCGCGGACGCCGAGATGAACATCCTCGGAGGCGTCGCGGGCGCCGCCGTCGCCGCCCTGGTGCTCGCCGTGCGGGGCCGCGTCGACTGGCGCGCGGGAGCCAGGGCCGCGCTGGTCGCGTCCGCGGTTCTTCTGGTGATCGGCGCCGGCGCGGCGCGTCCGGCGGTGTCCTTCACGCATCTGGACGGTACGGGCCTCTCGGAGGCGGGCACCGAGCAGCGGAAGGCCGTGGAGGAGGCGCTGCGGGAGGCGTTCGGCGACCGGTACGTGCTCGGGCGGGTGTACAACCAGCCGTGCGTCGGCGTGCCCTGCACGAACGTCTTCTTCGGCCTCCTCCGCCGCGACAAGGCACACCCGGAGGGCTATGGCGACGGAACCCTGTCCTGGCCGGACAGGAAGCGCCTGCGCATCGTGTTCGAGGACGGCGACCGCCCCACGGCGATGGGTTTCCCCGTCTCCGGTGCCCGGGCGCCCTCCGACGCGAAGGAGGCGTACGAGGCGGCACAGCGGTACGTGGGGGCGCACTACCCCTGGGCGCGCGAGGCCGGGGCCCACACGACGTACCCCGTGGGGGAGCGGGCGGAGCTGGGGTGGACGACCGGCTGGACCTGGGTGGACGACGGCGTCCTGATGCCGCGGGCGCTGGACGTCCAGATCGACCGGGAGGGGCGTGTCTCCCAGCTCGATGTGACCCTCGGGCCCACGCACCTGGAGCTGGAGAAGGCGAAGCTGAGCGCGGACCAGGCCGAGCAGGCCGTACGAGAGCGGCTCGTCGCCCGGTCCCGGGGGAGGGGACTGCCGGACGAGCTTCGGCTCAAGGCCCTCGCGCTCAAGGCCGTGGAGAGGGACGGCACCTGGCGTGCGGAGTGGCTGGTGAGCGAGACGTTCGGCGACGGCGGGCAGGGAGCCGCACCGCCGGATCCGTACTCGCCGGACGTCCGGTGGGTGGACTCCCTGACCGGAGACGTCTACACCGGCCTTTTCGACACAGCCGGCACCGAGTGA
- a CDS encoding LysR family transcriptional regulator, which yields MLERYELEAFLTLAEELHFGRTAERLGVSTGRISQTVKKLERRVGTPLFARTSRSVRLTPVGQALYEDLLPAYRQMGEALARATAAGRGVHGRLRVGFSTPWGGELLTAAADALASLHPGCEITVREVPLDGGVRALQDGTLDVQCAAFPVREPDLTTGPVVVTDERVLLLPAAHPLAGRASLGPEDLAGLDLIAPGGTVPRYWVDHHYPRSTPSGAPVGRGPAAATWQEVLSHVTAGRGASPGAARGARYHPRPGIAYVPLHGAPPLEYGLVWPTAAESALLRAFVAAVTM from the coding sequence GTGCTCGAACGGTACGAACTGGAGGCGTTCCTCACGCTCGCCGAAGAACTCCACTTCGGGCGCACCGCCGAGCGCCTCGGCGTCTCCACCGGCCGGATCAGCCAGACCGTGAAGAAGCTGGAGCGCCGCGTCGGCACCCCGCTCTTCGCCCGCACCAGCCGCAGCGTCCGGCTCACCCCCGTCGGCCAGGCCCTGTACGAGGATCTCCTGCCCGCGTACCGGCAGATGGGGGAGGCCCTCGCACGTGCCACCGCCGCCGGGCGCGGCGTCCACGGCAGGCTGCGCGTCGGCTTCTCCACCCCGTGGGGCGGCGAACTGCTCACGGCCGCCGCCGACGCGCTGGCCTCGCTCCACCCCGGCTGCGAGATCACCGTCCGCGAGGTCCCCCTCGACGGCGGGGTCCGCGCCCTCCAGGACGGGACGCTCGACGTCCAGTGCGCGGCCTTCCCGGTGCGCGAGCCGGACCTCACCACGGGGCCCGTCGTCGTCACCGACGAGCGGGTACTGCTCCTCCCCGCCGCCCACCCGCTGGCCGGCCGCGCCTCCCTCGGCCCGGAGGACCTCGCGGGCCTCGACCTGATCGCCCCCGGCGGCACCGTCCCCCGCTACTGGGTCGACCACCACTACCCCCGCAGCACCCCGTCCGGCGCCCCCGTCGGCAGGGGGCCGGCCGCCGCCACCTGGCAGGAGGTCCTGTCCCATGTGACCGCCGGCCGGGGTGCCTCCCCGGGTGCGGCCCGGGGCGCCCGGTACCACCCCCGGCCCGGCATCGCCTACGTCCCCCTGCACGGCGCCCCGCCCCTGGAGTACGGACTCGTGTGGCCGACCGCCGCCGAGTCCGCCCTCCTCCGTGCCTTCGTCGCCGCCGTCACCATGTGA
- a CDS encoding acyl-CoA dehydrogenase family protein, producing the protein MPTTHEVTNQVPPLTGYDVSADPALLEALRREGAGWAEAEVRELGAKAGGEEAQEWGRLAERHSPVLHTHDRYGHRIDEVEFHPYWHELMDVAVRHGLHGAPWRDERPGAHVARAAKVFVWGQADAGHLCPVSMTYAAVPALRVQPELAEVYEPLLTSSSYDFGLRVPTEKRGIIAGMSMTEKQGGSDVRANTTRAVPTGEPGMYALTGHKWFTSAPMSDVFLTLAQAPGGLSCFLVPRVLPDGSRNTIRLQRLKDKLGNRSNASSEIEYEGALGRLVGEEGRGVATIIRMVNMTRLDCAISSASGMRLGLVQAVHHATHRAAFGARLVDQPLMRNVLADLAVEAEAATVAALRLAGAVDRAARGDAEEERLRRLGLAVTKYWVCKRAPAHAAEALECLGGNGYVEDSGLPRLYRESPLPSVWEGSGNVAALDVLRAITRQPEAVEAYFAEVDRGAGADRRLDAAVAGLRKDLAGLGDPDAVAYGARRLVERLALVLQGSLLVRHGHPAIADAFCASRLDGDRGLAFGTLPAGVDTAAIIARSGPDAETTPA; encoded by the coding sequence ATGCCGACCACGCATGAGGTCACCAACCAGGTACCGCCGCTGACCGGTTACGACGTCTCCGCCGACCCCGCGCTCCTGGAGGCGCTGCGCCGGGAGGGCGCGGGCTGGGCCGAGGCCGAGGTCCGCGAGCTCGGGGCGAAGGCGGGAGGCGAGGAGGCCCAGGAGTGGGGGCGGCTCGCCGAACGCCACTCCCCCGTGCTGCACACCCACGACCGGTACGGGCACAGGATCGACGAGGTCGAGTTCCACCCGTACTGGCACGAGCTGATGGACGTCGCCGTGCGGCACGGGCTGCACGGCGCTCCCTGGCGCGACGAGCGGCCGGGCGCGCACGTGGCCCGGGCGGCGAAGGTGTTCGTGTGGGGGCAGGCCGACGCGGGGCACCTGTGTCCGGTCTCGATGACGTACGCGGCGGTGCCGGCACTGCGCGTCCAGCCGGAGCTCGCCGAGGTGTACGAGCCGCTGCTCACCTCCTCCTCGTACGACTTCGGTCTTCGGGTGCCGACGGAGAAGCGCGGGATCATCGCCGGGATGTCGATGACCGAGAAGCAGGGCGGTTCGGACGTCCGGGCGAACACGACCCGGGCCGTGCCCACGGGCGAGCCCGGCATGTACGCGCTGACCGGCCACAAGTGGTTCACCTCGGCGCCGATGTCGGACGTCTTCCTCACCCTGGCGCAGGCCCCCGGCGGTCTGTCCTGCTTCCTGGTGCCCCGGGTGCTGCCCGACGGCAGCCGCAACACGATCCGGCTCCAGCGCCTCAAGGACAAGCTGGGCAACCGGTCCAACGCCTCCTCCGAGATCGAGTACGAGGGCGCCCTCGGCCGGCTCGTCGGCGAGGAGGGGCGCGGGGTGGCCACCATCATCCGGATGGTCAACATGACGCGGCTCGACTGCGCCATCAGCTCGGCCTCCGGCATGCGTCTCGGGCTCGTGCAGGCCGTGCACCACGCCACGCACCGCGCGGCGTTCGGCGCGCGGCTGGTGGACCAGCCGCTGATGCGGAACGTCCTCGCCGACCTGGCCGTGGAGGCGGAGGCCGCCACCGTGGCGGCGCTGCGCCTCGCGGGGGCGGTGGACCGCGCGGCGCGCGGCGACGCGGAGGAGGAGCGGCTGCGGCGGCTCGGTCTCGCGGTGACCAAGTACTGGGTGTGCAAGCGGGCGCCCGCGCACGCGGCGGAGGCCCTGGAGTGCCTGGGCGGCAACGGCTACGTCGAGGACTCGGGCCTGCCGAGGCTCTACCGGGAGTCGCCGCTGCCGTCCGTCTGGGAGGGCTCCGGGAACGTCGCCGCGCTCGACGTGCTGCGGGCGATAACCCGTCAGCCGGAGGCGGTGGAGGCGTACTTCGCGGAGGTCGACCGCGGCGCGGGGGCGGACCGGAGGCTCGACGCGGCGGTCGCGGGCCTCCGCAAGGACCTCGCGGGGCTCGGTGACCCGGACGCGGTGGCGTACGGGGCGCGGCGGCTCGTCGAGCGCCTCGCCCTGGTGCTCCAGGGTTCGCTGCTCGTCCGGCACGGTCACCCGGCGATCGCCGACGCGTTCTGCGCCTCGCGCCTCGACGGCGACCGCGGCCTCGCCTTCGGCACGCTGCCGGCCGGCGTGGACACGGCGGCCATCATCGCGCGCAGCGGCCCGGACGCGGAGACCACGCCGGCCTGA
- a CDS encoding TetR/AcrR family transcriptional regulator, which produces MPYRRTPAVQARLDAQRASVVDAALGLLAEQGYAGCTMAAVAARAGIATGSVYRHFPSKAELAVELFRTVVSREVAAVSEAAGHPGHSSAAERVVAVIETFAQRALKSPRLAYALLAEPVDPAVDAERLVFRRAFRDVFAARVAEGVRSGELPPQDPVLTASALVGAGAEALVGPLAEGSVGPGTVPALVTFTLRALGVPDADHA; this is translated from the coding sequence ATGCCCTACCGACGCACCCCCGCCGTCCAGGCCCGGCTCGACGCCCAGCGCGCCTCGGTCGTCGACGCGGCCCTCGGGCTGCTCGCCGAGCAGGGGTACGCGGGCTGCACGATGGCCGCCGTCGCCGCGCGCGCCGGGATCGCCACGGGCAGCGTGTACCGCCACTTCCCGAGCAAGGCCGAGCTCGCCGTCGAGCTGTTCAGGACCGTGGTGAGCAGGGAGGTCGCGGCCGTCTCCGAGGCGGCCGGGCATCCCGGGCACTCTTCGGCGGCCGAGCGGGTGGTCGCCGTCATCGAGACCTTCGCCCAGCGCGCCCTGAAGTCGCCGCGCCTCGCCTACGCGCTGCTCGCCGAACCGGTCGACCCGGCCGTGGACGCGGAGCGGCTCGTCTTCCGGCGCGCCTTCCGGGACGTGTTCGCCGCGCGCGTCGCGGAGGGCGTGCGCTCGGGCGAGCTGCCGCCCCAGGACCCGGTCCTGACGGCCTCGGCGCTGGTCGGGGCGGGCGCCGAGGCGCTCGTCGGGCCGCTGGCGGAGGGGTCCGTCGGGCCCGGCACCGTACCCGCACTCGTCACGTTCACCCTGCGAGCACTGGGAGTTCCCGATGCCGACCACGCATGA
- a CDS encoding VOC family protein, translating to MSEQSGTTPQGYTTVAPWVVTDDTGAFLDFVTRAFGGEELARVATEDGAIGHGEIRVGDTVVLAFDRRPDWPVLPSLLRVFVADADEAFARAAAAGAHVVTPLADDAFGQRGGRVRDPFGNIWWVSSLVEEVAEDEMWRRLKDPVYAETMRVAQETLDAELSGRDQGRSSAPVGPTG from the coding sequence ATGTCCGAGCAGAGCGGCACCACTCCGCAGGGGTACACGACCGTGGCGCCCTGGGTCGTCACCGACGACACGGGGGCCTTCCTCGACTTCGTCACCCGGGCGTTCGGGGGTGAGGAGCTGGCCCGGGTGGCCACCGAGGACGGCGCGATCGGCCACGGTGAGATCCGGGTCGGCGACACCGTCGTGCTGGCCTTCGACCGGCGCCCGGACTGGCCCGTCCTGCCGAGCCTGCTGCGGGTGTTCGTCGCCGACGCGGACGAGGCGTTCGCCCGGGCCGCCGCCGCGGGCGCCCATGTCGTGACCCCGCTCGCCGACGACGCCTTCGGGCAGCGCGGCGGGCGGGTCCGTGACCCGTTCGGGAACATCTGGTGGGTGAGCAGCCTCGTCGAGGAGGTCGCCGAGGACGAGATGTGGCGACGGCTCAAGGATCCGGTGTACGCCGAGACCATGCGGGTGGCCCAGGAGACGCTCGACGCCGAGCTCAGCGGGAGGGACCAGGGGCGCAGCAGTGCCCCGGTGGGCCCGACCGGCTGA
- a CDS encoding M20 family metallopeptidase: MGSEAIHGELDERAAKVAERVVAWRRHLHRHPELSNREVNTARLVADHLRGLGLDEVRTGIAGHGVVGVLRGSAPDGGRTVSGGGRVVALRADMDALPVKDLCGADFASEVVDADYPGGPFPVSHACGHDCHTAVLMGAATVLAGVRDRLPGTVLFVFQPAEEGPPVTEEGGARAMVEAGAFADPVPTMAFGLHVTPYPKGYVGYRVGNQYGASTLVRVIVTGKQVHGSTPWEGIDPMPAVGAVLTGIGQLYRQVSAFDPVTVTIGHVEDVGRFNIIGQTVTLWGTVRCAVESDMAEVQRRLTTLVEHSAAAYGATATVEYLQAVPPVHNSGPWVEAALPTLRRVAGGDRVVETGATLGYDDVSELVGRFGGLYVMLGVQDATLDASGRPVPVAGGRGLVTNHNPHFYADDDTLVTGVRLHAHVAYDHLTGALVP, encoded by the coding sequence TTGGGCAGCGAGGCGATCCACGGTGAACTGGACGAGCGGGCGGCGAAGGTGGCGGAGCGGGTGGTCGCCTGGCGGCGCCATCTGCACCGGCATCCGGAGCTGTCCAACCGGGAGGTGAACACGGCTCGCCTGGTGGCGGACCACCTGCGCGGCCTGGGCCTCGACGAGGTCCGTACGGGGATCGCGGGGCACGGGGTCGTGGGCGTCCTGCGCGGGTCGGCGCCGGACGGCGGGCGGACGGTGTCCGGCGGCGGGCGGGTGGTGGCGCTGCGGGCGGACATGGACGCGCTGCCGGTGAAGGACCTCTGCGGGGCGGACTTCGCCTCCGAGGTGGTGGACGCCGACTATCCGGGCGGCCCGTTCCCCGTGTCGCACGCCTGCGGGCACGACTGCCACACCGCCGTGCTGATGGGCGCGGCGACGGTGCTCGCGGGAGTCCGGGACCGGCTTCCCGGCACGGTCCTCTTCGTCTTCCAGCCCGCCGAGGAGGGCCCGCCGGTGACGGAGGAGGGCGGGGCGCGGGCGATGGTCGAGGCGGGCGCCTTCGCCGATCCGGTGCCGACGATGGCCTTCGGCCTGCATGTGACGCCGTATCCGAAGGGGTACGTGGGATACAGGGTCGGCAACCAGTACGGCGCGTCCACCCTGGTCCGTGTCATCGTCACCGGAAAGCAGGTCCACGGGTCCACGCCGTGGGAGGGGATCGACCCGATGCCGGCGGTGGGCGCCGTCCTCACCGGCATCGGCCAGCTGTACCGCCAGGTCTCGGCCTTCGACCCGGTCACGGTGACGATCGGTCATGTCGAGGACGTGGGCCGGTTCAACATCATCGGCCAGACGGTGACCCTGTGGGGCACGGTCCGCTGTGCCGTGGAGTCCGACATGGCCGAGGTCCAGCGACGGCTGACGACACTGGTCGAGCACTCCGCGGCGGCGTACGGGGCGACGGCGACCGTGGAGTATCTGCAGGCCGTGCCGCCGGTGCACAACAGCGGGCCGTGGGTGGAGGCCGCTCTGCCGACCCTCCGCCGGGTGGCCGGCGGGGACCGCGTGGTGGAGACGGGTGCGACGCTCGGGTACGACGACGTCTCCGAGCTGGTCGGCCGGTTCGGCGGCCTGTACGTGATGCTCGGCGTCCAGGACGCGACGCTGGACGCCTCCGGCCGGCCGGTCCCGGTCGCGGGCGGGCGCGGTCTGGTCACCAACCACAACCCGCACTTCTACGCGGACGACGACACCCTCGTCACCGGTGTCCGTCTCCACGCGCACGTGGCGTACGACCATCTGACGGGAGCACTGGTCCCGTGA
- a CDS encoding MFS transporter, which translates to MASHAPTPGAPARPVNVLLLAVAGAATVANIYFPQPLLAAVARGLDVSERTAGLIASAAQIGYALGILLLVPLADSARLRRLTSVLLALTSAALLVAAAAPDIVTLTLATLALSTTTVLPQILTPVAAVLAGPGRQGRVVGLIGLGLTLGSTLSRTVSGAVADASGNWRAAYVVAAVATGALLLVLPRRLPERLGSRGHTSYARLLAGLPRLLAVHRELRISALLGACVFAAFSVFWSVLAFHLAAPPLGYGPAAAGLFGVLTLPAALLSATAGPLADRYGASAVSAGGLACAGLGLAVAGLAPYSPAALVAGANLLVVGVSSCQVAGQARIFAIGRAVAARVNTVFMLATFGGGALGSLAGSWLYAAHGWQAALLAAGVCVAAGLVVTVAARPAAPSCVRDVTREAGGIRPRIPQGES; encoded by the coding sequence ATGGCCTCGCACGCCCCGACTCCCGGCGCCCCCGCCCGGCCCGTGAACGTCCTGCTCCTCGCCGTCGCGGGGGCGGCCACCGTCGCCAACATCTACTTCCCGCAGCCGCTGCTCGCCGCCGTGGCGCGCGGCCTCGACGTGTCGGAGCGGACGGCGGGGCTGATCGCCTCGGCCGCCCAGATCGGCTACGCGCTCGGCATCCTGCTGCTCGTGCCGCTCGCCGACTCCGCGCGGCTGCGCCGCCTCACCTCGGTGCTGCTCGCCCTGACGAGTGCCGCGCTGCTCGTCGCCGCGGCGGCGCCCGACATCGTCACCCTCACCCTCGCGACGCTCGCGCTGTCGACCACTACGGTGCTGCCGCAGATCCTCACACCGGTGGCGGCGGTGCTCGCGGGCCCCGGACGGCAGGGCCGGGTCGTGGGCCTGATCGGCCTCGGCCTGACACTCGGCTCGACCCTGTCCCGTACGGTCTCGGGCGCCGTGGCCGACGCGAGCGGCAACTGGCGGGCCGCCTACGTGGTGGCGGCCGTGGCGACGGGCGCGCTGCTCCTCGTCCTGCCACGCCGACTGCCCGAGCGGCTCGGGTCCCGGGGACACACCTCGTACGCCCGGCTCCTGGCCGGGCTTCCCCGGCTCCTCGCGGTCCACCGGGAGCTGCGGATCTCGGCGCTGCTCGGGGCGTGCGTCTTCGCCGCGTTCAGCGTCTTCTGGTCGGTCCTCGCCTTCCATCTGGCGGCGCCGCCGCTCGGGTACGGTCCCGCCGCCGCGGGGCTCTTCGGGGTGCTGACCCTGCCGGCCGCTCTGCTGTCGGCCACGGCCGGGCCGCTGGCCGACCGGTACGGGGCGTCCGCGGTGAGCGCCGGGGGTCTGGCCTGCGCGGGGCTCGGCCTCGCCGTGGCCGGGCTCGCCCCGTACTCCCCGGCGGCCCTGGTGGCCGGGGCGAACCTGCTCGTGGTCGGGGTGAGCTCGTGCCAGGTCGCCGGCCAGGCGAGGATCTTCGCGATCGGTCGGGCGGTGGCGGCCCGGGTCAACACCGTCTTCATGCTGGCCACGTTCGGCGGCGGGGCCCTCGGCTCCCTCGCCGGATCGTGGCTGTACGCGGCGCACGGCTGGCAGGCCGCACTGCTCGCCGCCGGGGTATGCGTCGCCGCCGGGCTCGTGGTGACGGTCGCGGCACGACCGGCGGCCCCGAGTTGCGTCCGTGACGTCACACGGGAGGCTGGGGGTATCCGCCCGCGCATCCCGCAGGGAGAGTCATGA
- a CDS encoding TOPRIM nucleotidyl transferase/hydrolase domain-containing protein, with protein sequence MTEMRAFHNEMDRWVVDDHGGDTARELAEDLGLRTAVLLEGPSDLAAVETLAARRGRDLAAEGVCVVSMGGAMSIARYAELLGPPGLDLRLTGLCDKRERGFYERGLRRAGAPDQDFFVCVADLEDELIRALGTAKVEEIIAAEGDLRPWQTFLSQPAQHGRPRDQQLRRFLGTKKGRKIRYGTLLVEALGPDQVPTPLDELLASL encoded by the coding sequence ATGACGGAGATGAGGGCGTTCCACAACGAGATGGACCGCTGGGTGGTCGACGACCACGGCGGAGACACGGCGAGGGAGCTGGCCGAAGACCTGGGGCTGCGGACGGCGGTGCTCCTGGAGGGGCCGAGCGATCTCGCGGCCGTCGAGACGCTGGCCGCGCGGCGCGGCCGGGACCTCGCCGCGGAGGGCGTGTGCGTGGTGTCGATGGGCGGGGCCATGAGCATCGCCCGCTACGCCGAACTGCTCGGGCCGCCCGGCCTCGACCTGCGCCTGACCGGCCTGTGCGACAAGCGCGAGCGGGGCTTCTACGAGCGCGGCCTCCGTCGGGCCGGAGCTCCTGACCAGGACTTCTTCGTCTGTGTGGCGGACCTGGAGGACGAACTCATCCGCGCGCTCGGCACGGCGAAGGTCGAGGAGATCATCGCGGCGGAGGGCGACCTGCGCCCCTGGCAGACCTTCCTGAGCCAGCCCGCCCAGCACGGCCGGCCTCGCGATCAGCAGCTGCGGCGCTTCCTCGGAACGAAGAAGGGTCGCAAGATCCGCTACGGGACCCTCCTGGTGGAGGCGCTCGGTCCCGACCAGGTGCCGACACCGCTCGACGAGCTCCTGGCGAGCCTGTGA
- a CDS encoding cupin → MKLDLTALADEHLAAARTAPHGRSAHRIMHDGVLRQTVIALTSGTSLDEHNAPPAASLQVLRGRVNLTAAGWAEELPAGTLRMIPKERHGLTALEDAVVLLTAVND, encoded by the coding sequence ATGAAGCTGGACCTCACCGCCCTCGCCGACGAACACCTGGCCGCGGCCCGTACGGCACCGCACGGGCGCAGCGCCCACCGGATCATGCACGACGGGGTGCTGCGGCAGACCGTCATCGCCCTCACCTCGGGCACCTCCCTGGACGAGCACAACGCGCCGCCGGCCGCGAGCCTCCAGGTGCTGCGGGGCCGGGTGAACCTGACGGCCGCCGGATGGGCGGAGGAACTGCCGGCGGGCACACTGCGGATGATCCCCAAGGAGCGGCACGGGCTGACGGCCCTGGAGGACGCGGTGGTGCTGCTGACGGCCGTGAACGACTGA
- a CDS encoding DMT family transporter, which translates to MRRLTTDQAALAAFAAAALLAGGNAVGVRFSNRELAPLWGAALRFGAASIVLFVLMAVLRLSFPRGKALRGAVLFGALNFGVTSALVYYALVRLHAGIGQTILSLVPLATLLLAVSQGLERFRTAAAVGTVLAAAGVAVVSGATPNGSFPVLSFLALLGGMLSFAQATVLVRRLPRLHPVTTNAVGMCAGSVLLLVGSLAAGDTWRLPVRAATWWALAYLVVAGSVLTFVLFLFVVHRWSASRAAYVFVVIPVVTIVLSARLDDEPLTASLLMGTPLILAGVYLGALRRPRPHV; encoded by the coding sequence GTGCGACGCCTCACCACCGACCAGGCCGCCCTCGCGGCGTTCGCGGCCGCCGCGCTCTTAGCCGGGGGCAATGCGGTCGGCGTCCGCTTCAGCAACCGCGAACTCGCCCCGCTGTGGGGAGCCGCGCTGCGGTTCGGTGCAGCGTCGATCGTCCTGTTCGTCCTCATGGCCGTCCTGAGGCTCTCCTTCCCGCGCGGGAAGGCGCTGCGCGGCGCCGTCCTGTTCGGGGCACTGAACTTCGGCGTCACGTCCGCCCTCGTGTACTACGCCCTCGTCCGCCTGCACGCCGGAATCGGTCAGACGATCCTCTCGCTCGTTCCGCTCGCCACCCTGCTGCTCGCGGTCTCCCAGGGCCTCGAACGGTTCCGGACCGCCGCGGCCGTCGGAACGGTCCTGGCCGCCGCCGGGGTCGCCGTCGTCTCCGGAGCCACCCCGAACGGGTCCTTCCCCGTCCTGTCCTTCCTCGCCCTGCTCGGCGGCATGCTGTCCTTCGCACAGGCCACGGTGCTCGTCCGCCGCCTCCCGCGGCTGCATCCGGTGACGACGAACGCCGTCGGAATGTGTGCCGGGTCCGTCCTCCTCCTCGTCGGCTCCCTCGCCGCGGGCGACACCTGGCGACTACCGGTCCGGGCGGCGACCTGGTGGGCGCTCGCCTACCTCGTGGTCGCCGGCTCCGTCCTCACGTTCGTGCTGTTCCTCTTCGTCGTGCACCGCTGGAGCGCCTCACGGGCGGCGTACGTCTTCGTCGTCATCCCCGTCGTGACGATCGTCCTCTCGGCCCGGCTCGATGACGAACCCCTCACCGCGTCCCTGCTCATGGGTACCCCGCTGATCCTCGCCGGCGTCTACCTCGGCGCCCTGCGCAGGCCCCGCCCGCACGTGTGA